A genomic stretch from Chitinophagaceae bacterium includes:
- a CDS encoding lamin tail domain-containing protein produces the protein MRKLFRFSFLIVPALFLFSLSARSQVFSGIYNFANVTNSSGTTDPTPAPTATGLTFSSFTAVGQTTLNPNAGGRFSFTGHPTGATTASDIFTGSINTNQYYQVTITPTPGYSLDINSIAFTLQRSATGIRQYAVRSSLDYNTNLPAGISPANTDLSVVSTNVFQVSDATSSAEDGSTITLGSSYDAITSAVTFRFYGWNAEASGGTFSIDNVTINGVANAITALPSVTLSVSTNSGTEADATAITVTATASEAVTGNQTIDLGVSGVNITSGDYTLSGGSITILSGQTTGTATFTVVDDNLAEGAETAALTISNPSAGIVLGSTTAQNITITDNDAAPSVSIAAGLDAAEPATNGTFTINLSSPAPAGGLTVTYTLNGSATLNTDYSDALNGSIVIPEGSLNGTITLSVSNDIFIEGTETIGITLSTVSNSFVIGSPNSATINLNDNDNPPVVINEVYGGGGNTGANFKNDFIELYNNSNTAVNLAGWSVQYNSATGTGAWQVTNLTGSIPAHSYYLVQEGAGAGGVADLPTPDATGGIAMAAGSGKVALVNNTTALSGNNPLNSSIVDKVGYGTVAIGFEGTGPAPAPSAINSIQRTPIGSDANQNGTDFTADLPTPKNSITDITAPLVSVLSPANGAVNVTTASTASITFNENIEKGTGSITLRKTSDGSILKTFDVTDAEVTVAGSSASFLIQGLAFTTSYYLEVSDGAFKDLSGNSFAGFTGNSTWSFTSGNMPLGIVGNLYNFNSCTTGLTDGFSLFSVVGPQVWACTTFGRDAANPPSGSAANGLQINGFSGTNILNEDWLISPAFDLTATNFPLLSFWSRTKI, from the coding sequence ATGAGAAAGTTATTTAGATTTTCGTTTTTAATCGTGCCTGCTTTGTTCTTGTTTTCTTTATCGGCCCGGAGCCAGGTTTTTTCAGGAATTTACAATTTTGCAAATGTTACAAATTCTTCAGGAACCACTGATCCAACCCCGGCACCAACAGCAACTGGTCTGACCTTTAGTTCTTTTACTGCGGTTGGACAAACAACACTTAACCCAAATGCCGGCGGTCGATTTAGTTTTACAGGCCATCCAACAGGGGCAACCACTGCATCAGATATTTTTACCGGTTCCATAAATACCAATCAGTATTACCAGGTTACTATTACACCAACTCCAGGCTATTCGTTGGATATCAATTCAATTGCGTTTACACTTCAACGGTCTGCAACAGGTATCAGACAATATGCAGTAAGATCAAGTCTCGATTATAACACAAACCTTCCTGCAGGTATTTCGCCTGCAAACACCGATTTATCTGTTGTGTCCACTAATGTATTCCAGGTTTCAGATGCTACTTCTTCTGCTGAAGATGGAAGCACCATTACGTTAGGCTCCTCTTACGATGCAATTACATCAGCTGTTACCTTTCGTTTTTATGGATGGAATGCAGAAGCTTCCGGAGGTACATTCAGTATTGATAATGTTACCATCAATGGAGTTGCAAATGCTATTACAGCTCTTCCATCTGTTACTCTTTCTGTTAGCACTAATTCAGGTACTGAAGCAGACGCAACAGCGATTACGGTTACAGCAACTGCAAGCGAGGCGGTAACAGGTAATCAAACGATTGATCTTGGTGTTTCAGGCGTAAACATTACTTCAGGAGATTATACATTAAGTGGTGGTTCAATTACAATCCTCAGCGGCCAAACAACTGGAACTGCAACATTTACTGTTGTTGATGATAATCTCGCAGAAGGTGCTGAAACTGCAGCTTTAACGATCAGCAACCCATCTGCAGGTATAGTACTTGGAAGCACAACCGCACAAAATATTACAATTACTGATAATGATGCTGCACCATCTGTTTCAATTGCAGCAGGTCTTGATGCCGCAGAGCCTGCAACAAATGGAACGTTTACCATTAACCTTTCTTCACCTGCACCAGCCGGTGGCCTCACTGTTACGTATACGTTGAATGGTTCAGCTACATTAAATACGGATTACAGCGATGCATTGAACGGAAGTATTGTCATTCCTGAAGGCAGCCTTAACGGAACAATTACGTTGAGTGTAAGTAATGATATTTTTATTGAAGGCACTGAAACAATTGGCATTACACTCAGCACTGTTTCAAACTCATTTGTGATTGGCTCTCCAAATTCTGCAACAATCAATCTGAATGATAATGATAACCCACCGGTTGTGATTAATGAAGTATATGGTGGTGGTGGAAATACAGGTGCTAATTTTAAAAATGATTTTATTGAATTGTATAATAACAGCAATACTGCGGTTAACCTGGCCGGTTGGTCTGTTCAATATAATTCTGCTACCGGTACCGGTGCATGGCAGGTAACCAATCTTACTGGATCTATTCCTGCACATAGTTATTATTTAGTGCAGGAAGGCGCTGGCGCAGGTGGTGTTGCAGATCTCCCTACACCGGATGCAACAGGAGGTATTGCCATGGCAGCAGGATCAGGAAAAGTTGCATTAGTGAATAATACAACTGCTTTAAGCGGAAACAATCCGCTAAACAGTTCTATTGTTGATAAAGTAGGATATGGTACTGTTGCCATTGGATTTGAAGGAACGGGCCCTGCTCCTGCTCCGTCTGCAATCAATTCCATTCAAAGAACACCGATTGGTTCTGATGCAAATCAGAACGGCACAGATTTTACGGCAGATCTTCCTACTCCTAAAAACTCTATAACAGATATTACAGCTCCGCTGGTTTCTGTTTTGTCTCCTGCAAACGGAGCCGTTAACGTGACCACTGCTTCTACTGCATCCATTACATTTAATGAAAATATTGAAAAAGGTACAGGAAGCATCACACTCAGAAAAACTTCTGATGGCAGCATCTTAAAAACATTTGATGTAACAGATGCTGAAGTAACTGTTGCAGGTAGTTCAGCTTCTTTTTTAATCCAGGGGCTTGCATTTACCACATCTTATTACTTAGAAGTAAGCGATGGTGCATTTAAAGATCTTTCAGGAAATAGTTTTGCTGGTTTCACCGGCAACAGTACCTGGAGTTTTACGTCAGGAAACATGCCACTTGGCATTGTTGGTAATCTTTATAATTTCAACTCCTGCACAACCGGCCTGACGGATGGCTTTAGCCTCTTCAGTGTTGTTGGCCCGCAGGTTTGGGCATGTACAACATTTGGAAGAGATGCTGCTAATCCCCCTTCAGGAAGCGCTGCCAACGGGTTGCAGATAAATGGATTCAGCGGTACAAATATTTTAAATGAAGACTGGCTCATTTCACCGGCATTTGATCTTACTGCCACAAACTTTCCTTTACTCAGTTTCTGGAGCCGCACAAAAATTTAA
- a CDS encoding T9SS type A sorting domain-containing protein — MKTGSFHRHLILLPQTFLYSVSGAAQKFNGAPLQLKVSTNYPGYGNPNNYTWTDLNGKFPGQTSDVWTESNNINLTPFKTTNIYFAFVYSSSADDGARWTLDDIQVTNSAVPPPPSLTLSSTDIQFGFAAFGNNIDKSFTVTGNDITGDITLTASAGFTLSTSAGGPFINSLTLTQTAANNVPSIVYSRFSPSQNNLDFTGTITVSTASVSNAILNLKGTSIDPVNTLEVVNWNIEWFGSTTLGPVNDVLQQSNVQSVLQTVGADIYGLVEVVDEAKLATVVGNMPGYSYVISNYGSHTNTSEAGASPLAEAQKMAFVYKTSVFTNITTGPLVSQGINSAADLINPAYNYFASGRFPFMMKADVTLNGITKTIRFVLLHAKANTSPTATSYARRKSGSDTLQYTFNNLYPTDNIILLGDINDDLDQTITDGITPPATSYVAFTTDAVNFSLPTLALSLAGKRSTVSYNDMIDHVIISNELSSYYMSNSASVLTDVASLINNYGSTTSDHYPVFSRFTFSPLAAPLPVEFGNFTVTKAGNKAKINWNTVQELNSSYFEVEHSADSRTWTSIHKVNAAGTSSSIINYEYIDPLPAKGRNYYRIRQVDLNGTAKTTDIKAVDFNSVKSISFFPNPVNDQLTVQSGGAQIYSIRIIDSKGQVVLQNNVNQTTTHLNLKQIKAGLYILQLMTNEGMMTEKFIKQ; from the coding sequence ATGAAGACTGGCTCATTTCACCGGCATTTGATCTTACTGCCACAAACTTTCCTTTACTCAGTTTCTGGAGCCGCACAAAAATTTAATGGTGCTCCATTGCAATTAAAAGTGTCTACCAACTATCCGGGTTATGGCAATCCTAATAATTATACATGGACCGATCTTAATGGAAAGTTCCCCGGGCAAACAAGTGATGTATGGACAGAATCAAACAATATTAACCTGACTCCTTTTAAAACAACAAATATTTACTTCGCCTTTGTTTATTCTTCTTCAGCAGATGATGGTGCCAGGTGGACGCTTGATGATATTCAGGTAACAAATTCTGCAGTTCCTCCTCCTCCAAGTTTAACTCTCAGTTCAACTGATATTCAATTTGGATTTGCAGCTTTTGGAAACAATATCGATAAAAGCTTTACTGTAACCGGTAATGACATTACTGGTGATATTACATTAACAGCTTCTGCAGGCTTTACATTGTCAACAAGTGCAGGAGGCCCTTTTATAAACTCTTTAACATTAACGCAGACAGCAGCTAACAATGTTCCTTCAATAGTTTATTCAAGATTTTCACCTTCACAAAATAATCTCGATTTTACAGGGACAATAACGGTTAGTACAGCTTCTGTAAGCAATGCAATTCTAAATCTGAAGGGCACTAGCATTGACCCTGTAAATACACTTGAGGTTGTAAACTGGAACATTGAATGGTTTGGAAGTACAACACTCGGACCAGTTAATGATGTGTTACAGCAATCCAATGTGCAATCAGTTCTTCAAACTGTTGGAGCAGATATTTATGGCCTGGTTGAAGTTGTTGATGAAGCAAAACTTGCAACTGTTGTTGGTAATATGCCAGGCTACAGTTATGTTATTTCAAACTATGGTTCACATACAAATACAAGTGAAGCAGGCGCTTCTCCGTTGGCAGAAGCTCAAAAGATGGCATTTGTATATAAAACATCAGTCTTCACTAACATAACTACAGGGCCTTTGGTTTCGCAGGGAATAAACTCGGCAGCAGATCTCATAAATCCTGCATACAATTATTTCGCAAGTGGCCGTTTCCCATTCATGATGAAGGCAGACGTAACCTTGAATGGTATAACTAAAACAATCCGTTTTGTTTTACTGCATGCCAAGGCAAATACATCTCCAACCGCCACATCTTATGCGAGGAGAAAGTCAGGATCAGACACCTTACAATACACATTTAATAATTTGTACCCAACTGACAATATCATTCTGCTTGGTGATATAAATGATGATCTTGATCAAACAATTACAGATGGCATCACGCCACCTGCAACATCTTATGTTGCCTTTACAACTGATGCAGTCAATTTTTCTTTGCCTACTTTAGCACTGAGTCTTGCAGGCAAAAGATCAACTGTATCCTATAATGACATGATTGATCATGTGATAATTTCAAATGAACTGTCATCTTATTATATGAGCAACTCTGCAAGCGTACTTACCGATGTTGCTTCTCTCATAAATAATTATGGCAGTACAACAAGTGATCACTACCCCGTTTTTTCAAGATTTACATTCAGTCCATTGGCGGCTCCGCTTCCTGTTGAGTTTGGGAATTTCACTGTCACTAAGGCTGGGAACAAAGCAAAAATAAACTGGAACACCGTACAGGAATTGAACAGCAGTTATTTTGAAGTAGAACACTCTGCTGACAGCCGCACCTGGACCAGCATCCACAAAGTAAACGCAGCAGGAACAAGCAGCTCAATTATTAATTATGAATATATTGACCCATTACCTGCAAAAGGAAGGAATTATTACCGCATACGCCAGGTTGATTTAAACGGCACTGCAAAAACAACAGACATTAAAGCCGTTGATTTCAACAGCGTTAAATCAATCAGCTTTTTCCCTAACCCGGTAAATGATCAGCTCACAGTTCAAAGTGGTGGTGCACAGATTTACAGTA